The stretch of DNA TCCCACGGGCAGCACTGAAGTCTGCATCGTGTACGTTGGAATGGCGTTAAGGACCGCCTTAGCAAGGGTGACTCGACCAGCCACAGAGAGGAGTTTAGTTTTCCAGCCCTCCAACCTACCGTTTATTCTATCAAGTAACTCCGTGAAATGGTGGCAGGTTACCCGACCATGGATCGATTTCACCCCAAGGTATTTCCCTAAATCGACGGTCTGCTCGATTTGCAAACTATCGGAAATGGCAGAAGCAAGAGCAGAAGGAACACTCTTGGAGAAAAACACTTGTGACTTAGCAAAATTGATTTTTTGGCCGGAAGCCTCACAAAACTGCAAAAGACAATTTTTAACAATATCAACTTGCTCCAAAGAAGCTTCCGTGAAAAGGACCGTGTCATCCGCGAAACACAAGTGAGACAACGTAGGGCAAGAAGGAGCCAACTTAAACCCTCGCCATTCTCCTGAGTCCACTCTCAAGGAAATCATTTGACTTAATTTCTCAAGACAAAGGACAAAAATAGCCGGTGACATGGCGTCACCTTGACGAATCCCTCGCTCTAGGCTGAAATGTTGGAGTCGTTCTCTATTCCAATTAATCGACATACTAGGTGTTCGGATACAGTACATGATCAAAGTAATCCAGTTCCGGTCAAAACCGGCTTCCTGCAAGGTGGACTCAATGAAAGACCAAGAAAGTCGGTCATATGCCTTCTCAAAATCCAGCTTAATAGTCATGAAGCCAGATTGACCCCGTTTAATACGCATGGAATGCATGACCTCTTGATATATGATAACATTATCAGAGATTTGTCGACCCGGTACGAAAGAGCTTTGGAAAAGGCCTACCAACTTTGGAAGAACGCTCTTCAACCTGTTCGTGATGGTTTTGGTAATAAGCTTATAGCTTACGTTGCACAGACTAATCGGTCGGAACTGTTTAATTGTTTCTGGAGACTGGACCTTCGGAATAAGAACTAAGAGTGTGTCATTGAGTTCCTTCGGGAAAGTACCATGTGTAAAAGCCTGTTTAACTAACTGGAAAAGACTATCTCCCACGGCACCCCACATTCTTTGATAAAAAGCAGCGTGGAAACCATCCGGGCCCGGGGCCTTGAAAGGTGACATAGCCATGAGAGCAACTTGGACCTCGTCCTTCGTGACCTCTCTGTTAAAAGAAAACTAATCAGCTTGCGGTAAAACGGGGAAAACTCCCTCTAAGACTGCATGAGTAAAAGTCCGGGTATCGCTGGAGAAAAGGTCTTCATAGAAAGCCCTCACATATGTTTTCAGCGTCGCCGAATCCATAATCCAAACGCCATCGTCGCCCTTTAAGGCCTGGACTGTGTTACGCGCCCGTCGAATAGTGGTTGCAGCATGATAGTACGCCGTGTTACGATCACCCGAAGAAATCCATTCCTCCCTTGACCGCTGGAACCACAAAAGCTCCTCTTGATACAGAATATCATGGTATTCTTCCATAAGTTTTCGTTCAAGTTTAAGCAGCCCGCCATGGGGAGAAATGGCCATGCGATGTTGAATACCAGACAACCGGGCCAAAACCGCTTTTTTCTTGTGATGAATGTTCCCAAAAATGTTCTTGTTCCAACCTGCAAGGGTAGACCCCATACGAGTAATGTTAGTACAAAAATCAATATTAGGATTCCACGTGGTCCTAACAATCTCATACAGCCCGGTGTTCGTGAACCAGGCTGCTTGGAACCTGAAAGGAAAAGGCCTGACAATAGGAGTACGAGGCGCCACTCGTATCAACATCGGGGCATGATCCGACGCGACTCGAGGAAGATGAGAGACTGATGCCTCCGGAAAGAGTTGGAGCCATTGAACGTTACAGAAAGCTCTGTCTAACCGGGCACTCTTGGCGACACCACTCGAAAAGGTCTTGACCCAAGTAAATTTTGGACCATTATAGCCCATGTCCACGAGGTCTTCCGAATGAATCCACTCAGCGAAATCCGAACTGCGCTGAGACGAGAAAGTGGTATAATTGTCAGTATCTTCCCGAGTAATCACGGAGTTGAAATCGCCAGCAATCAAAAGAGGCCCATGGAGGGAGTGCTTAACGGTAGTTAACTCAGCCCACAGCCTACGACGTAAATGGTGAGTGGGGCTGCCGTAGACCACCGCATAAAACCAAGGATTTCGTTGGTCATTCCGAATCTTCAAAATAATGAATTGAGGATGAGTAACAATAACCGAGACTTGCGAAGAGACATTCCAAAAGGTCCAAATGCCTCCACTGAAGCCCACCGCCTCGACCCGAACCCAATCAGAGAAACCCATTTTCTTGCAGATTAAATCTGCCTGGGCACCCGAGACTTTGGGTTCGACAAGGCTCAAAAAGGTCGGTTTGTGGGTGTGAATGAGGTTTTTTAGGACACGGTGGAAAGCCCGCCCCCCCGCACCTTGACAGTTCCAAACTATGCAGTTCATAAAAACAAACAGCAAGAGGAAAAAGAGACAGAAaccaagcaaaaaaaaaagaaaaaaaaaacaaaaacaaaaacaaaaaccaaaaaggCAAAACAAAGACTCAAACAGAGTTGGTGGCAGTGCCACCCTCCATCTGATTGTCTCCGTTCGGATCCTCAATCTCCATCACTACATCGCCTTCCACATCCAAGGCATCCGGAGGGTTAGCATGGTGCTCCTGTGAAAGCTCTGTCGATGCAACTGGAGTCATCTCTGGAGAATCCCCATTGATCACCCTGGTTGAATTAACGACTTGACCCCCGTTCTCGCCTCGAACAACCACATGTTCGTCCTCCTCAACCGCACGCCTTGACCCCGAGCCACTAGCCGTCTGACGCCTGGACGCCTGCTCCTTCTCTAAATGAGTCCCCGTTCGGCCCTCAGCCCTGTCATTTGCAATCTGACGTTCGTTCACGATCACATTTGCCCTTCGAGCCACTGCTTGTTGGCGCACAGCCACCGAACCGCTCACAGCAGGCTGTTTGTCTGGTCGCCGCCTCAGCTGGGTTTGGGCCTCATTCTCAGGGACGGCGCCTAAGCCGTCTTCCGTCTCCAAAGGTGCATAACGGGAACCAGCGGCTCCACGTTCAGTACCAGCCCCACCGACGGGAGCACGATTGCTAGGACCCGAATTTTGCACTGGTTGACGCCGCTCTTTTCGCGTTACAAGCATCCAGGATCCATACGGTTTCGTCCTCTGTGCAGCATTCGTGCCTACGTTAGTATTCACGACAGGAGTCGCACTGTGCGACGGAGACAGAGCTTGTTCAGTCATCGGTTGGCCACTTTCCGAATCAACCGCGACATGATCAACCGCAGTATGGGAGCATGAGTCTTGTCGATGTCCATAAAGGCCACAGGAGAAACACACGAGATGAATCCCCTCGTACGCTACTTTCCAAACCTTTTCTTCCAAAGTAAACGTCGAAAGAAGCGGCTTTGTGATGTCGATTTCAACGCAAACCCTTGCGAACTTGCCTCTAGAAACCAGACTTGTGGTGTGATCCACGCGAACCGTGCGCCCAAGTTTATTTCCGATTCGCCGTAAACAAAGGAGATTATAATATTCAACGGGGATGTTGGGGAACCGAACCCACACCAAAACCTTCTCAGTCGTGTCCTCAAACAGATCGAAATTTGGCACCCAATCCTTGACGATCAGGTAGTGATCTAGGATCATCCAAGGTCCTTCAAACTTAGCAAATTCCAAATCCTCCACCATCCCAAAACGAACTAAAAAGTAGTCATTTTCCAGCGCTATTAATTCCATACGGCCTTTCGGGTGCCACATCGAGAGCAAACGTCGCAGGAGATATGCATAGCCAACCCGTCGACCCATCACTTTGATAATCAAAGACTGTCGCCACGGTGCCCTGATCTGATCTTTTTCCTTCGCAGTGAATCGAATCCGAGGACAAGTGGGGTCTAGTTCCTCTGATCCCAGATCATCATCCCCTGACGGATCAGCAGCATCATCCTCGTCAGAGAGGGACGCCAGTAAAAACGGAGCAGCACCAGCACCGCTGCCCACCACCGAGTCCAGATATGATCTAGGCAAAGCCTCCGCGATTGGCGCTGGTGGCTCCGTCCCAGTACCGCTAGCAGGAACGGCATCTTGATGAACCACTCCATCAATCTCGATCTGCATAGCCGACCCCGTCGGCTCATTCATTGGCGTTTCCGCTACAACGTCCACTGCCGCAGGCGAAAGCTGCTCTAGGGGCGTAGACTTAGCCGGAATCACCGTCGCATTACCAGAGACCTCATCGGAAACCTTCCGTTTCCGCGTGCTTCGTTCAAGCAGATTGGAGTCCTCAGAGGACCGTTGGGAATCGAGAGCGTTTACGTTTACGTTACTCATTGGATCAAAAGAGCTAAAGTATTTTTCTTTACGTTACTCTGGAAtccaattattttgtttaattttgacttttgtttaattgactctttatgcggaaaataattcaacaaaaatatttacaGCAGCCCaaattaattgcaaaattttaaatatgtaacttaattgtataatgtatacaacatatttaaatatcacgtatatGCAATTAATAGAACCAGGCAGAGATTATACAGGaatctgataccaactgttagaATAACTATATTACATGTAACCATAATATGTGATAACAGGAtcgtactaacctccagccatagctctTAATCAACAAAGGTTGAATGATCCGAACTACAGCAGAGTTTCGCGTAAGCGTTGTTGTCTCTCACTGGGCTCAGCTCtctctagatggtgtatgaggaatgTAGTGTGAGCTGTGAGAGGActtgtgaccctatatataaCCACTGGCCATCATTGTGGTTGTATTCCAATAGGTCTTCTAAACCCTAACCAGACTCCTAATCATAATGGGAGTCCAGCTATTAGGTTATTAGTGTTGCACCACATATcaattacttaatattattataaccaatcctaatgttataataattatgataatagtAACAGGAAAACGTTACAGAGAGCGCTTGTACCGTACCATTAGTGTTTTCTATGTTATTGAGTATATATATCACTATCTTGAACGCTTTTGCAGGCAATTCAATATGCATAATTTCAGACAGGCCGGCACCATGGAACTTTTCAAGTACCATGCCACCGTTAAGTCATATAATTACCAGATTGGACTTTTCAAGGTTGCTCTTGATAAACCGTGCATTTCTCTGCCCAATGTAAGATTTCATGAACTTAATTTGGAGCCGAAGACATGCACATGCGGTAGACGGCTTGCCTTGTGCGCACGTCTTAGCAGCATGTTATTTCAAGAGAAATGTTCGAGACTCCTTTGTGCTTGCCATGTTTATTTAAACTATTATAGAATGTCTTATGCAAGTGACCTCTATCCAGTGACAACAGAAGAGCATCATTAAAACAGTACGATAGTTATCCTACCACCCTCAAATGCGTGTCACAAAAGTCTAGAGGACAACAACAAAGGAGTAGgtttcaaaataaaatggatTATGGGAGACATCGTAGTTGACCAAAttgtcaagaaaaaaaaaatcaatagtaGGGctcttgtatttttttctttatgatatatatgttaaattcaagtgtttttttaatataacgGTTAGAAATTCAATTCGCATTactaatatttttctattattgaattaaaaataatataaattattttattaaattatgtcATATACGGCACAGTACATACATACACTATAGATATgtcaaattataattattttgtcaagaaaaaaaaaatcaatagtaGGGctcttgtatttttttctttatgatatatatgttaaattcaagtgtttttttaatataacgGTTAGAAATTCAATTCGCATTactaatatttttctattattgaattaaaaataatataaattattttattaaattatgtcATATACGGCACAGTACATACATACACTATAGATATgtcaaattataattattatactaaaCTATATTGAAttaacaatatattaatatatgccACAATACATACATCGCAAGAGAATACATACGCCTGCAACGCCTTataaattatatcgtggaccgcgcatcaaaatgacgtcgttttgattaatgaaaacaaacagatgaaacgacctccgttccgcgctattcactttcagttcatatacactgcaattacatttcaacacaactgcagttacatttcaacacaactgcagttacatttcgatataactacagtttcattcgataatataaaaacacgaatgtgaaactgttattcagtatcagttcatatatactactgttacatttcaacacaactacaattacatttcgatataactacagtttcattcgataatataaaatacaaatgtgaaactgttatttagtatcagttcatatacactacagttacatttcaacacaactacagttacatttcgatataactacagtttcattcgataatataaaaacaaatgtaaggcagtatcttttaaGATGAACTGTACTATCAGTAACagcggtccacggtataacgactgcgcCTTATAGGCCTTTAAATATAATTTGAGAGTGAGGAAATATATGTTGAAAAAGTGGCTCAAAAAACAGTAGAAAGAATACTACTTTAACTCGATTATTGTCAATGtctttgttgtttgtttttataGGCAAACCAAGCTATGGCTCTTTTATATGAGTTCGATCTATTAACTCTttggggtgacattgataaatgtttttttctttcataatgTTTGCGAATAATTATATCTacttatatctactatactaataagagccaaaagagagttaggcctaaaatgggtagaaaaaatggcggtcaaattatttaatcaaatggatggttcagatgaattatttaatcaaatagatggttaagataattcagattaatattattaatacagATTAcataatttaaccttacttttatgattatctg from Ipomoea triloba cultivar NCNSP0323 chromosome 7, ASM357664v1 encodes:
- the LOC116024184 gene encoding uncharacterized protein LOC116024184; the encoded protein is MGFSDWVRVEAVGFSGGIWTFWNVSSQVSVIVTHPQFIILKIRNDQRNPWFYAVVYGSPTHHLRRRLWAELTTVKHSLHGPLLIAGDFNSVITREDTDNYTTFSSQRSSDFAEWIHSEDLVDMGYNGPKFTWVKTFSSGVAKSARLDRAFCNVQWLQLFPEASVSHLPRVASDHAPMLIRVAPRTPIVRPFPFRFQAAWFTNTGLYEIVRTTWNPNIDFCTNITRMGSTLAGWNKNIFGNIHHKKKAVLARLSGIQHRMAISPHGGLLKLERKLMEEYHDILYQEELLWFQRSREEWISSGDRNTAYYHAATTIRRARNTVQALKGDDGVWIMDSATLKTYVRAFYEDLFSSDTRTFTHAVLEGVFPVLPQAD
- the LOC116024185 gene encoding uncharacterized protein LOC116024185; protein product: MSNVNVNALDSQRSSEDSNLLERSTRKRKVSDEVSGNATVIPAKSTPLEQLSPAAVDVVAETPMNEPTGSAMQIEIDGVVHQDAVPASGTGTEPPAPIAEALPRSYLDSVVGSGAGAAPFLLASLSDEDDAADPSGDDDLGSEELDPTCPRIRFTAKEKDQIRAPWRQSLIIKVMGRRVGYAYLLRRLLSMWHPKGRMELIALENDYFLVRFGMVEDLEFAKFEGPWMILDHYLIVKDWVPNFDLFEDTTEKVLVWVRFPNIPVEYYNLLCLRRIGNKLGRTVRVDHTTSLVSRGKFARVCVEIDITKPLLSTFTLEEKVWKVAYEGIHLVCFSCGLYGHRQDSCSHTAVDHVAVDSESGQPMTEQALSPSHSATPVVNTNVGTNAAQRTKPYGSWMLVTRKERRQPVQNSGPSNRAPVGGAGTERGAAGSRYAPLETEDGLGAVPENEAQTQLRRRPDKQPAVSGSVAVRQQAVARRANVIVNERQIANDRAEGRTGTHLEKEQASRRQTASGSGSRRAVEEDEHVVVRGENGGQVVNSTRVINGDSPEMTPVASTELSQEHHANPPDALDVEGDVVMEIEDPNGDNQMEGGTATNSV